The window CCTCATCAAATCGTTTTTAAACACTTGGGGATGACTGAAAATGGAGTAGAAGATACACAAAGCAAAGAAGTCATGGAATGGAGTGGCTGTTTTGAAAAATACTTCCTGACTGATTTTGATGGAAGAACCAAGCTTCATACTGAAGTCCAGGTAGACAGTGAATGGCGGGATCATATGGATACCGGATTTACGAAAGGTCTGATGGTTGTAAAAAGTCTGGCCGAAGGAGTTAACCGGAGTGAAGTGTAGAAGGAAAGAATGATTTGGATTCGGGTTCAAATAAAATCTTATAAAGTCTTTAACATCCCATTGTGTATTTCTTCTTATTATTTATTGTCTAACTATTCAACAAAACTATGAAGCTATTAGTTATTCTCTTCGGTACATTTATATTGGCTCTGCTGGGAACTATGCTATTTCAGGGAAAGCCGGATCTTTTATTTTCTGGAAATCTTGGAATGGCGGTCTTT of the Chryseobacterium capnotolerans genome contains:
- a CDS encoding SRPBCC family protein, which gives rise to METLSYETIIEAPLQKVWDILWGPETYGQWTQYFGAGSSVMKSDWQVGGKTYFLNEKGDGMVSTIDSLDEPHQIVFKHLGMTENGVEDTQSKEVMEWSGCFEKYFLTDFDGRTKLHTEVQVDSEWRDHMDTGFTKGLMVVKSLAEGVNRSEV